Below is a genomic region from Miscanthus floridulus cultivar M001 chromosome 1, ASM1932011v1, whole genome shotgun sequence.
ACAGGGCAGAGTGAGCGTCGCGAGGCGGCAGGTTAGGCAGCTACGACTAGCGGCGTAGGTGGCTCACGTGGCGTGGTGGAGCTCGTCTGCCCAGCGTGCCCGCCATGGCGATGCCGCGACAATTGCCAGTGCGGCCGCCAGGCGATGCGCGGCGCAGTGAGGCAAAAGCACCCCCGGCGCACGAGCAGAGCTGGCACTGGCAATTGTCGGGAGGAGCGCGAGGACAACGCTGACTGTTTATAGCAGGGACAGGGACCAGCAAGTGGAGGCAGTAGGGGATGGCCAGACGTAGGAGCAGCAACCAGTCGCCCGCCGTTGCTGGCTTTgtctgctgctgcggcggcttGGTTGGCCGGTGGAGCTCGTGGCGGCGAGAAGAAGGGCACGTACATTGTCGCCGCTGCGCGACCACCTGGACTACTTCTACTTCCTGGGCGCGGAGGAGTACTTCTGCTCTCGCATCGCCAAGCACGGCGGTGCCACCGTGTTGCGCGTCAACATGCCGGCGGGCCTGCTCCTCTCGGGCGACTcacgcgtcgtcgtcgtcctcgacgCGCGCAGCTTCCGCGTCCTCCTCGACGACTCCCGTGTCGACAAGACCGCACGCTCGACGGCACCTACATGCCCTCACTCGCGCTCTTCGGCGGCCACCGCCCACTCGCATTCCTCGACGGCGCCGACCCGTGCCACGCCCCGCTCAAGCGCTGCGGGCTGGAGCTGCACGCCAGGCTCGCCACCGAGGTCCGCGCCGTCGTCCCACCGCCGGGCACGACGATCACCCTGTTGGACGTGGAGAAGATGTCGCTGGTGAAGTTGTTCGTGTGGGAGACGCTGCGCATGAACCCACTGGTGGAGTTCCAGTACGGGCGCGTGGCGGGACATGGTGGTGGAGAGCCACGACGCGGCGTACGAGGTGAAGAAGGGCGAGATGGTGTTCGGGTACCAGCCGCTAGCGAAGCGCGATGAGCGCGTGTTCCAACGCGACCGCGAGTTCATCCCCGACCGGTTCGCTGTATGTTCTGACGACGACGAGCGGCGGCGGATGCTGGAGCACATGGTGTGGTCAAATGGGCCGGAGACCGGCACGGCCGCGGAGGGGAACAAGCAGTGCCCCGGGAAAGACGCGGTGGTGGTGGGGCGGCTGATGGTGGCGGAGCTGTTGCCGCATGCCACCGCCAGGAGCCGGTGTGGCAGCCGGCCGTGGACGGTGCAGGTGAGCGCCACCAGTGCCAGGAGGTCATCAACCAGCCCTCGTGTACTGCTCACGTGAGCCACAACTGCCTCCAAGGCCATGTCAGCGCCACTATGGACCGCCACGTCGGATTAAAAAAagaaacgaaggggtatggactagAGATATATCACttcaaaagtttatggacccgAAAGACCACTTTCACAGTTGATGGACCCAAGTGAAACATGGACAAAAGTTAACGGATCTATGATGCATTTAACTCAACTTCATAGGATTGTGGCACCTCTAGCCTGAACCCTGATAGCCAGCCGGCTTGCACTAAAGATCCCTTCGGAATGCAGGAATTTTACAAGATTCCACAGGAACAAGATGTGGTCTCGGCCAACAGCTTCATTCAAATGGCTCTTCATATGATAATTTGGAAATTCAAATGGCTCTTCATATGACAATTTGGAAGTTTCTCGGAATGGTGGTAGAGAGGTTTTTGAATATGATAATTTGGAAGTTTCTCGGAATGGTGGTAGAGAGGTTTTTAATGCGCAGAGGCTTATCCCATTACAAATTGAACACATTTATGCCTTCATTGTGGAGTTAACAGGGAACCCATGCCCTATTGTGGAGTTATTAAGGTTCTGTGGTTAACAGAACACCTAACGTGTGCTCTGTGGGAGTTAATTGCAAATGAGCTAGCCACAACGAGAATAGCCACATGACCTTGGCCTCAAGGTTCGGTGTGTATGGCGTAAGAGAGACACGAAGGTAGGTTGTGTTTTAGCTACATTCCCATGTTAGTGTGTAACaagactttgtttttctttggtTGTACTAATAGAGTGATTATAAGAGTCTCTTTACATCCTTACTAATTGATGATaatagagattttggtaaaaaaaatatCCCACAACAGCTTCTTTAATAGATGTTCAGATATAGCCATCTTTATTCTAGATTTTTCGGCAACCAAAGATGAGCGGAACTGGCTCTTTAAAGTGTGCATAAGATGTGGAGAAATTGTTAGAGGATGAAAAGATATAGACAACGATTTTTATTCAAATGTCTCTCGAAATAATAACTTATAGAGTCATTTTAAGAACggatcttggagatgctcttgagAGGGTCAAAGTCATTCAACTTAAAAGAGTCAAAGGTGAAAGCATGGAGATACATGAAGTGACTAAATATAAGTCAAGTTGATAGTGCGAATGGCCCCTTTGAATTGGTTTGAAGTCATGGATTATCAAAGGTGTTAATTGATCGAGATCGGACTTGAAATAAGTCAGCCTatttgtttggctgtggcttatcgtaaacgatcgtaaattttcagccggaacagtatttttctctcacacaaatcagccagcagtacttcttcacgaaccaataacgatacgaatcagccaaccgaacaggctgaaaaaTTCAGACCATAGCATGTACAGGATGATATGGTTGATCTCTGGCGAATTGTCCAGCGATGCATCTCAAGGACTTAACTAGTAAAATTATCCGGTGGGTGACTTTTTGGCCAGCGGGGGTGTTTGAattcggtgactaaaatttaggaggtgtcacgtgAAGGTGTTGCATAtggtgttcgaatactaataaaaaagcaaattacagaatccgtcagtattccacgagacgaatttattaagcctaattaatccatcatcagcacatatttactgtagcactacattgtcgaaccatggactaattaggcttaaaagattcgtctcgtaaattagtcacaagctgtgtaattagttttgtaattagtttatatttaatactctatgtatgtgtctaaacatccgatgaaacaacgactaaagtttagaaggAGAAACCGAACACTCCTTTGCTAATGTGTTTCGTATGATCCGGTGTGAATATGTGACCTCGGTGGATCGTTCGTTGGGAATCCAACTTGACATAGTAACATACCACAAAGAACTGTATGTCGTGTTTGTCCTAATACTATGTTCGTTTCGAAATAAATTAAGTTCTAGAATTATTTTGAATTAAATTAACAAACTTTATCTATGGTCCAGTGGTAAGGCTATTCAGTGGGACACTGCCCACCAGGTTTAAATTATGGTGTCGCACCTTTTtctgaatttttttagaaaaatttagagtACACACACGTGCATGTTCGGTGGTACTGTGCGTCTCCCGCACCACCGGAGGTCAGAGAGCCTCACAATCTCTTCTTTGAGTATGTGTGCGTT
It encodes:
- the LOC136451898 gene encoding allene oxide synthase 4-like; the protein is MPSLALFGGHRPLAFLDGADPCHAPLKRCGLELHARLATEVRAVVPPPGTTITLLDVEKMSLVKFTGAWRDMVVESHDAAYEVKKGEMVFGYQPLAKRDERVFQRDREFIPDRFAVCSDDDERRRMLEHMVWSNGPETGTAAEGNKQCPGKDAVVVGRLMVAELLPHATARSRCGSRPWTVQVSATSARRSSTSPRVLLT